The following proteins are co-located in the Sphingorhabdus lutea genome:
- a CDS encoding tetratricopeptide repeat protein, producing MNLVRRISLTFLAAASLYGCGAQTDSFNKAQSYFNAGQYASANVELLNAVKQNPDNKDVQILRAKLMIELGDGYAAESAALSARNLGGDPAVISTLLAEAALIQGNVRKSREQVDAAKGAFAMPADEYRLRGELALINKEQDEARSLFQKALEIDPKDAKTLINLGNIYLSAGEIIPAYKTALLAIEAAPQKIGGHILAGRAALQAQQYDRTILHLEDAKKLDANNSLAAFTRAAAFERLGRYDEMAENVALGRKTAPNSPYGQYLDGILEAQKGNYRSAVNLLEAANAQLPGDAVILAWLAESHFNLGNKWQAITAAEKANKLVPNDDYYRKLLDKVKA from the coding sequence ATGAATTTGGTAAGGCGCATTTCTTTAACCTTTTTGGCCGCTGCTTCCCTATATGGATGTGGCGCACAGACAGATTCGTTTAATAAGGCGCAGTCATATTTTAATGCCGGTCAATATGCCTCGGCCAATGTGGAATTATTAAACGCTGTCAAACAAAATCCCGATAATAAGGATGTGCAAATTTTACGCGCAAAATTGATGATAGAGCTGGGCGATGGCTATGCCGCCGAAAGCGCGGCATTAAGCGCGCGTAATTTAGGGGGCGATCCCGCCGTCATTTCCACCCTATTGGCCGAGGCGGCATTGATACAGGGCAATGTAAGAAAATCACGTGAGCAAGTTGATGCCGCCAAGGGTGCATTTGCAATGCCGGCGGATGAATATCGCCTGCGCGGTGAATTGGCCTTAATCAATAAAGAACAGGATGAGGCCCGCAGCCTTTTTCAAAAGGCATTAGAAATTGACCCAAAGGACGCCAAAACCCTTATCAATTTGGGCAATATATATTTATCCGCAGGGGAGATTATCCCCGCCTATAAAACCGCATTATTGGCAATAGAGGCCGCGCCGCAAAAAATTGGCGGCCATATATTGGCGGGCCGCGCCGCATTACAGGCACAGCAATATGACCGCACAATATTACATTTGGAGGATGCCAAAAAGCTGGATGCCAATAATAGTCTGGCCGCATTTACCCGCGCGGCTGCCTTTGAACGGCTTGGCCGATATGATGAAATGGCCGAAAATGTAGCGCTTGGCCGGAAAACTGCACCCAATAGCCCCTATGGCCAATATTTGGACGGCATATTGGAGGCGCAAAAGGGCAATTATAGAAGCGCAGTCAATTTATTGGAGGCAGCAAATGCGCAATTGCCCGGCGATGCGGTGATTTTGGCATGGTTGGCCGAATCGCATTTTAATCTGGGTAATAAATGGCAGGCCATCACCGCCGCCGAAAAAGCGAATAAATTAGTGCCCAATGATGATTATTACCGAAAATTATTGGACAAGGTGAAGGCATAA
- a CDS encoding M20/M25/M40 family metallo-hydrolase, with protein sequence MQNQILLKAKTPFFCNVLAHAVFIMMAAILSALLFLSSPPLYAKSADNIFDYDQIIAELTTITEIAAPPFKEQKRAAYMAEQFRKIGLTDVKIDEEGNVTGIMSGKKKDEFMVVSAHLDTVFPEDTPIKVMRKDNRLYAPGIGDDSVGLTAILAYARQLKQQNIKTNRSILFVATVGEEGQGDLRGARYLMQRGEYKDRIKGFISIDGSDNNRITHIAVGSRRYRLIFKGPGGHSYGAFGIVAPMAAMGDFISRLYLIDTPGNPKTTYSASVVSGGTSVNTIADSIALEIDMRSSGPEELKQLEERVFKDLEGAILAENAARDTSLGKVSVEIILIGDRPAGSIPLTNGMIMAIGNSLSAHGYVPQYNASSTDSNIAIAMNIAAVTIGVGAGGGRAHSAEEYLNVEKEPLLKGFVAGYDSIIAAANAQY encoded by the coding sequence ATGCAGAATCAGATTTTATTAAAAGCAAAAACGCCATTTTTCTGTAACGTGCTGGCCCATGCAGTTTTTATAATGATGGCCGCGATATTATCGGCCCTGCTCTTCCTGTCTTCGCCGCCCCTATATGCCAAATCGGCGGATAATATTTTCGACTATGATCAAATTATTGCCGAATTAACCACCATTACCGAAATAGCCGCGCCCCCGTTTAAAGAGCAAAAGCGCGCCGCCTATATGGCCGAACAATTTCGCAAAATCGGCTTAACAGATGTGAAAATTGATGAAGAGGGCAATGTTACAGGGATCATGTCGGGCAAGAAAAAAGATGAATTTATGGTGGTTTCGGCTCATTTAGACACGGTATTTCCCGAAGACACGCCAATAAAGGTAATGCGTAAGGACAACCGCCTTTACGCACCGGGAATCGGTGATGATAGTGTGGGTTTGACTGCAATTCTTGCCTATGCCCGCCAATTGAAACAGCAAAATATTAAAACCAATCGTTCCATATTATTTGTCGCCACCGTGGGGGAGGAAGGCCAAGGCGATTTACGCGGCGCGCGATATTTAATGCAAAGGGGTGAATATAAGGATCGCATCAAAGGGTTTATTTCAATTGATGGCAGTGACAATAACCGCATCACGCATATTGCCGTTGGATCGCGTCGATATCGCCTGATTTTCAAAGGACCTGGCGGGCATAGCTATGGCGCATTTGGCATTGTCGCTCCCATGGCCGCCATGGGTGATTTTATATCAAGATTATATTTAATAGACACGCCTGGTAATCCCAAAACCACCTATTCCGCCAGTGTGGTTTCCGGCGGCACATCGGTCAACACCATTGCAGATAGCATCGCATTGGAAATTGATATGCGATCATCCGGTCCAGAAGAATTAAAACAATTAGAAGAACGTGTATTTAAGGATTTAGAAGGCGCAATTTTGGCAGAAAATGCCGCACGCGACACTTCTTTGGGTAAGGTATCGGTTGAAATAATTTTAATTGGCGATCGGCCCGCAGGGTCAATTCCATTAACAAATGGCATGATTATGGCCATCGGCAACAGCCTATCCGCACATGGTTATGTGCCGCAATATAATGCGTCATCAACTGATTCCAATATTGCCATAGCCATGAATATTGCAGCCGTTACCATTGGGGTGGGCGCAGGGGGCGGCCGTGCGCATAGCGCAGAGGAATATTTAAATGTAGAAAAAGAGCCATTGTTAAAAGGCTTTGTCGCGGGATATGACAGCATTATCGCCGCCGCCAATGCCCAATATTAA
- a CDS encoding protein-L-isoaspartate O-methyltransferase family protein, giving the protein MMNYKQMRTAMVNSQLRTCDVNTPWILDAMSKLPREEFVGEAQREFAYMDRPLKVSGDRMMAPPIVAGQILTRIAPSGGEKILIIGGGSGYVAALIAPQIFNLHFIEPDADLLARAKDNLSGFDNITFVDGDWTTGPHDKNADFGEYDVILLDAVAQKAPEALAALLKDGGKFICGNDDGATTSLCVGIKAGGQVKLVPKDPAYMPFIDALSEPAGFTF; this is encoded by the coding sequence ATGATGAATTATAAACAAATGCGCACCGCCATGGTGAACAGCCAATTACGGACTTGTGATGTGAACACGCCATGGATTTTAGATGCCATGTCAAAATTACCCCGCGAGGAATTTGTCGGCGAAGCGCAGCGTGAATTTGCATATATGGACCGTCCGTTAAAAGTTTCCGGCGACCGAATGATGGCGCCCCCCATTGTTGCGGGACAAATTTTGACACGAATCGCGCCCAGCGGAGGCGAGAAAATTTTAATCATCGGCGGCGGCTCCGGATATGTGGCGGCATTAATCGCCCCACAAATATTTAATCTCCACTTCATTGAACCTGATGCTGATTTATTGGCACGGGCAAAGGATAATTTATCCGGATTTGACAATATCACATTTGTTGACGGCGATTGGACCACCGGCCCGCATGATAAAAATGCCGATTTTGGTGAATATGACGTTATTTTATTAGATGCTGTTGCGCAAAAAGCGCCCGAGGCATTGGCGGCTTTATTAAAAGATGGCGGCAAATTTATTTGCGGTAATGATGATGGCGCGACCACATCTTTATGTGTGGGGATAAAGGCTGGCGGCCAAGTAAAATTAGTACCCAAAGACCCTGCTTACATGCCATTTATTGACGCATTATCCGAACCAGCAGGATTTACATTTTAA